From Corvus cornix cornix isolate S_Up_H32 chromosome 15, ASM73873v5, whole genome shotgun sequence, one genomic window encodes:
- the LOC120410842 gene encoding uncharacterized protein LOC120410842, which translates to MRCDGRPWGVLAAVTKGLLILWAVPGQGGRSPLAPTVQQTQALVRLMAEDAQELFTFYEKEQHLAMHNICRTNNTPEWLRRPAKGPWGLRRLRRPAMHMDQALQDIIRHQRNLHHPEAEILLRLSKTHRKVRALLNNLAGLFPGPSPRPGRRPLPSPAASLSIFRQKLQGCQILWSYARFMAERSAELDAGSRRTRREKGRSHRSSRLPARP; encoded by the exons ctgTCACCAAAGGGCTCCTCATCctctgggcagtgccaggccaGGGGGGCAGGTCCCCGCTGGCCCCCACCGTGCAGCAGACGCAGGCGCTGGTGAGGCTCATGGCCGAGGACGCGCAGGAGCTCTTCACCTTCTAC gagaaggagcagcacCTGGCCATGCACAACATATGCCGCACCAACAATACCCCCGAGTGGCTGCGGAGGCCGGCGAAGGGGCCCTGGGGGCTGCGGCGGCTGCGGAGGCCCGCGATGCACATGGACCAGGCGCTGCAGGACATCATTCGGCACCAGCGCAACCTCCACCACCCTGAGGCCGAAATCCTTCTCCGCCTGAGCAAGACCCACCGGAAGGTGCGAGCGCTGCTCAACAACCTGGCGGGGCTCTTCCCGGGCCCcagcccccgccccggccgccggcccctccccagccccgcgGCATCCCTCAGCATCTTCCGACAGAAGCTGCAGGGGTGCCAGATCCTCTGGAGCTATGCCCGCTTCATGGCCGAGCGCAGCGCCGAGCTGGACGCCGGGAGCCGCCGGACGCGCCGGGAGAAGGGGAGATCGCACCGGAGCTCACGGCTGCCTGCACGCCCCTAG